A window of the Ardenticatenales bacterium genome harbors these coding sequences:
- a CDS encoding EF2563 family selenium-dependent molybdenum hydroxylase system protein, whose product MNFAHHLTIIRGGGDLATGVIYRLRQAGFPVVVLELAQPLVVRRRVSVAAAVREGEVTIEGMTARRAASVAEAVAQAYAGLVPVLVSPELPDLPHPPSILIDARMAKRNIDTHLDQAALVIALGPGFDAGRDCHAVIETMRGHRLGRVIWRGAALPNTGTPGIIGGRGAERVIRAPVGGTAEWLVEIGQRVRAGQPLGSVADHPMLAPFDGVVRGLIAPGTVVSAGLKIGDVDAREEVDACFTISDKALSIGGGVLEAILTAHQRGQLPPTASRLSLPTALGIGPAAEIVAFTGAGGKTSLLFALGAALPAGVVMGATTHLAQSELAQSPAVCRLGELAQLDLALRRFGRCLLVGEDEGEKVAGMPPDLPARLLHRPHVRHVLVEADGSRRRPCKAPAAHEPAIPAQTTLVVPVVGISAIGQPVAAAAHRPARVCALTGLGMAEAITPAALAALLAHAEGGLRGVGDAARVVPFINQVETEAQLLAAREVARRALRHPRLAHVVIGAARAARPVREIYRRVRAVVLAAGQSRRMGRTKQLLPWGETTVLGRTLQNVTRSCAFDAVVVTGHEAAAVSQIAAAAGVRSLFNPDYEVGEMLSSLKVAVRALEEGIGAVLVVLADQPMVEPQTMDALLAAFWQGKGDLVAPVYQGRRGNPVLIGRTFFTALLALPPDAAPRDLLRQYAASLHLVDVGTDTILRDLDDPAAYEQQRAGEYDHLPGSGSDAK is encoded by the coding sequence ATGAACTTTGCCCACCATCTCACCATTATTCGCGGCGGCGGCGACCTGGCAACGGGCGTCATTTATCGTCTGCGGCAGGCGGGATTTCCCGTGGTGGTGCTGGAACTGGCGCAGCCGCTGGTGGTGCGGCGGCGGGTGTCCGTGGCCGCCGCCGTGCGTGAGGGAGAGGTCACGATTGAGGGAATGACAGCGCGGCGCGCGGCTTCCGTGGCGGAAGCCGTCGCGCAAGCGTACGCGGGTCTGGTCCCCGTTCTTGTCTCGCCGGAACTCCCTGATCTTCCCCATCCCCCCAGCATTCTCATTGACGCGCGCATGGCCAAGCGGAACATTGACACCCACCTCGATCAGGCAGCGTTGGTCATTGCTCTGGGACCGGGCTTCGACGCGGGGCGTGACTGCCACGCGGTGATCGAAACGATGCGCGGCCATCGCCTGGGGCGCGTCATCTGGCGCGGAGCGGCGCTGCCGAACACGGGCACGCCCGGCATCATCGGCGGCAGAGGCGCGGAACGTGTCATTCGCGCCCCCGTCGGCGGAACCGCCGAGTGGCTGGTGGAAATCGGCCAGCGCGTGCGCGCGGGGCAGCCACTGGGCAGCGTAGCCGATCATCCTATGCTGGCTCCCTTTGATGGGGTTGTGCGCGGCCTCATCGCCCCCGGAACCGTCGTCTCCGCCGGCCTGAAAATCGGCGACGTGGACGCCCGCGAAGAGGTGGACGCCTGCTTCACCATCTCCGACAAGGCGCTGTCCATTGGCGGCGGCGTGCTGGAAGCGATTCTCACCGCGCATCAACGCGGCCAACTGCCTCCCACAGCGTCGCGCCTGTCCCTGCCCACCGCTTTGGGCATTGGTCCCGCCGCGGAAATCGTGGCCTTCACCGGCGCGGGGGGCAAAACGAGCCTGTTGTTCGCCCTCGGTGCGGCGCTGCCGGCGGGCGTCGTCATGGGCGCGACCACGCATCTGGCGCAATCGGAACTGGCGCAGTCTCCCGCCGTCTGTCGCCTGGGGGAACTGGCGCAGCTAGACCTGGCGCTGCGCCGTTTTGGGCGCTGCCTGCTGGTGGGAGAGGACGAGGGGGAAAAGGTGGCGGGGATGCCCCCGGACCTACCCGCGCGGCTGCTGCATCGCCCCCACGTGCGTCACGTCCTCGTGGAAGCGGATGGATCACGGCGGCGGCCCTGCAAAGCGCCCGCCGCGCACGAACCCGCCATCCCCGCGCAAACGACGCTGGTCGTGCCCGTGGTGGGCATCTCCGCCATCGGACAACCCGTGGCCGCCGCCGCCCATCGCCCCGCGCGCGTCTGCGCCCTGACGGGGCTGGGCATGGCGGAGGCGATCACGCCGGCGGCGCTGGCGGCGCTGCTGGCGCACGCGGAAGGCGGGCTGCGCGGCGTCGGGGACGCCGCGCGGGTAGTCCCCTTCATCAACCAGGTGGAGACGGAGGCGCAACTGTTGGCGGCGCGGGAGGTGGCGCGGCGGGCGCTGCGGCATCCGCGATTGGCGCACGTCGTCATTGGCGCGGCGCGCGCGGCGCGACCCGTGCGCGAGATTTATCGCCGCGTGCGCGCCGTGGTGCTGGCGGCGGGGCAAAGCCGCCGCATGGGGCGGACGAAGCAGTTGCTCCCCTGGGGAGAGACGACCGTGCTGGGGCGAACGCTGCAAAACGTGACGCGCAGCTGCGCCTTTGACGCCGTGGTGGTCACGGGGCACGAAGCGGCAGCGGTGAGTCAGATTGCCGCCGCCGCCGGCGTACGCAGCCTGTTTAATCCTGATTATGAGGTGGGAGAGATGCTTTCGTCGTTGAAAGTGGCGGTGCGCGCGCTAGAGGAGGGGATCGGCGCGGTGCTGGTGGTGCTGGCGGACCAGCCAATGGTGGAGCCGCAAACGATGGATGCGCTGCTGGCAGCGTTCTGGCAGGGTAAGGGGGACCTGGTGGCGCCTGTCTACCAGGGCAGGCGGGGCAATCCAGTGTTGATTGGTCGCACTTTTTTCACGGCGCTGCTGGCGCTGCCCCCGGACGCCGCGCCACGCGACCTGCTGCGCCAATACGCGGCCTCGTTGCATCTGGTGGACGTGGGCACGGATACGATTTTGCGTGACCTGGATGATCCGGCGGCGTATGAGCAGCAGCGAGCAGGGGAATACGACCACCTTCCCGGAAGCGGTTCTGATGCTAAATGA
- a CDS encoding cyclase family protein — protein sequence MTLYDISRTLNPTLAPWPEDTPFGLTPMLRRADGHSVNLTTITTSAHIGTHMDAPHHFADGVRTVESLPLSIYWGTAQVVTVRQMAGPLMPADFTHINLHLAPRILIHSQASHLDPTRFPDAFVYPSPELAAYLGQQGIILFGSDAPSMDDAHSTDMPGHNALLRHGIAILEGLMLADVPDGVYELAALPLKIEGGDGSPVRAALKTIDVTTLPQAD from the coding sequence ATGACGCTCTACGACATCAGCCGCACGCTGAACCCGACACTGGCTCCGTGGCCGGAGGATACGCCGTTTGGCCTGACGCCCATGCTGCGGCGCGCGGACGGCCACAGCGTCAATTTGACGACGATTACCACGAGCGCGCACATCGGCACGCACATGGACGCGCCGCACCATTTTGCGGATGGTGTGCGTACGGTGGAGTCGCTGCCGCTGTCCATCTATTGGGGGACGGCCCAGGTTGTGACTGTGCGTCAAATGGCGGGGCCGTTAATGCCGGCAGATTTCACGCACATCAATCTCCATCTCGCCCCACGCATCCTCATTCACAGCCAGGCCAGTCACCTCGATCCCACCCGTTTCCCCGATGCCTTCGTGTACCCCAGCCCGGAGCTGGCCGCCTACCTGGGGCAGCAAGGCATCATCCTCTTTGGCTCCGACGCCCCCTCCATGGACGACGCCCACAGCACCGACATGCCCGGTCACAACGCGCTGCTGCGGCACGGCATCGCCATCCTCGAAGGATTGATGCTGGCGGACGTGCCCGACGGCGTGTATGAATTGGCGGCGCTGCCGCTGAAGATCGAAGGGGGCGATGGCAGCCCCGTGCGCGCCGCATTGAAAACAATCGACGTTACCACCTTGCCGCAAGCCGACTGA
- a CDS encoding MBL fold metallo-hydrolase yields MSTNSIQKFTTAAGRRIYTFPVQAFTSLVANIYVIDDGQRLTLIDTGSGLPECNQQLQAGFAALQEQHDPRLSLANLDSIIITHGHIDHFGGLPFVRQFTDAPVGVHVLDRRVLSNHQERQVVAARRLENFLEMAGVPAKHRENLMSVYLWAKGFYHSVPVDFLIEEGPTPTGDFHAYHVPGHCPGQLCLQVDDILLTADHVLARITPHQAPESITNHMGLGHYLDSLRKIAGIPNITLGLGGHETPIPDIYARIQAIRHSHEERLQKTLDICREPRSIAEVSKELFGPVESYHVLLALEEAGAHVEYLYQRGELVAANLEEIEANTHPVIRYHRA; encoded by the coding sequence ATGAGTACAAATTCAATCCAGAAATTCACGACCGCGGCGGGTCGCCGCATTTATACCTTTCCCGTCCAGGCATTCACCAGCCTGGTCGCCAACATCTACGTTATTGACGATGGGCAGCGGTTGACGCTGATCGACACCGGTTCCGGGCTGCCTGAGTGCAACCAGCAGCTTCAGGCGGGCTTCGCCGCGCTGCAAGAACAGCACGATCCCCGCCTCAGTCTCGCCAACCTGGACAGCATCATTATCACGCATGGGCACATTGACCATTTTGGCGGCCTCCCATTCGTGCGCCAGTTCACGGACGCGCCGGTTGGCGTGCATGTGCTGGACCGGCGCGTGCTGTCCAACCACCAGGAGCGGCAGGTGGTGGCGGCGCGGCGGTTGGAGAACTTTCTGGAGATGGCGGGCGTGCCGGCAAAACACCGCGAAAACCTCATGTCCGTCTACCTCTGGGCTAAGGGCTTCTACCACTCCGTCCCCGTCGATTTCCTCATCGAAGAAGGCCCCACGCCCACCGGCGACTTCCACGCCTACCACGTCCCCGGCCACTGCCCCGGCCAACTCTGCCTGCAAGTGGACGACATCCTGCTCACCGCCGACCATGTCCTCGCCCGCATCACGCCGCACCAGGCCCCGGAAAGCATCACCAACCACATGGGTTTGGGGCATTATCTGGACTCGTTGAGGAAAATTGCCGGCATTCCCAACATCACCCTCGGCCTCGGCGGACACGAAACCCCCATTCCCGACATCTACGCCCGCATCCAGGCCATTCGCCACAGCCACGAAGAACGACTACAAAAAACCCTCGACATCTGCCGCGAACCTCGCTCCATCGCCGAAGTGAGCAAAGAGCTTTTCGGCCCGGTGGAAAGCTACCACGTCCTCCTGGCCCTGGAGGAAGCCGGCGCGCACGTCGAATACCTCTACCAACGCGGCGAACTGGTAGCCGCCAACCTGGAGGAGATCGAGGCGAACACGCATCCGGTTATTCGCTATCACCGCGCATAA
- a CDS encoding DinB family protein, with translation MTPPTADGKRLALAQELEATRAAFHQLLASMPADRFPAPTPNPAWNVGQMLFHMSVALRFLPTDAALIRRSGKLPQHVPAFLFHWLNKQYTRWGGRRPTHAYLAAAYDKAHAHTLAALHSVEENEWEKGVDYPGWDPMLSGFVTLEALFHYPARHFQAHAAELRQAKE, from the coding sequence ATGACTCCGCCAACTGCTGACGGCAAGCGCCTCGCGCTGGCGCAAGAGCTGGAAGCCACACGCGCGGCTTTCCACCAACTGCTGGCGTCGATGCCCGCCGACCGCTTCCCCGCCCCCACGCCCAATCCCGCCTGGAATGTCGGGCAAATGCTCTTCCACATGAGCGTCGCCCTGCGCTTTCTCCCCACCGACGCCGCCCTGATTCGCCGCTCCGGGAAACTGCCGCAACACGTCCCCGCCTTCCTCTTTCACTGGCTAAACAAGCAGTACACGCGCTGGGGTGGCCGCCGCCCCACCCACGCCTACCTGGCGGCGGCGTATGACAAGGCGCACGCCCACACGCTGGCGGCGCTGCACAGCGTAGAAGAAAATGAGTGGGAGAAAGGGGTAGACTATCCCGGCTGGGACCCCATGCTCAGCGGCTTCGTCACCCTGGAAGCCTTGTTCCACTATCCCGCCAGACATTTTCAAGCCCACGCCGCCGAACTACGGCAGGCAAAAGAATAG
- a CDS encoding threonine/serine exporter family protein, with protein MMVWVLAQDAFWAGVTAVGFAILFSVPRRDLPGAFLTGAAGHCTRALLAQWGVPLEGATLAGAVVVGVLGNLLAQRLHKPTFVFTVPGVIPMVPGVFAFQTMMGILRVTTAAGGEVSGVLVDAGINAIHTALLLGALALGISVPRLLFRHPRPVV; from the coding sequence ATGATGGTTTGGGTGTTGGCGCAGGATGCGTTTTGGGCGGGGGTGACGGCGGTGGGGTTTGCCATCTTGTTTAGCGTGCCACGACGGGATTTGCCCGGCGCGTTTCTCACGGGAGCAGCGGGGCATTGCACGCGGGCGTTATTGGCGCAGTGGGGCGTGCCGTTGGAGGGGGCCACGCTGGCGGGGGCGGTGGTAGTGGGCGTATTGGGCAATTTGCTGGCGCAGCGGCTACACAAGCCCACGTTTGTGTTTACGGTTCCGGGGGTGATTCCCATGGTTCCCGGGGTGTTTGCGTTTCAGACGATGATGGGCATTTTGCGGGTGACGACGGCGGCGGGAGGAGAGGTGAGTGGGGTGTTGGTAGATGCCGGCATCAACGCCATCCACACCGCCCTCCTCCTCGGCGCGCTCGCCCTCGGCATCTCCGTCCCCCGCCTCCTCTTCCGCCATCCCCGCCCCGTCGTCTGA
- a CDS encoding DUF5615 family PIN-like protein: MRFLVDECTGPAVADWLRAQKHEVFSVYDEARGLEDSDILQKAYVENWILITNDKDFGEKVYRERRPHKGVIFLRLEDERAANKKETLRKLLGNYADRLPGQFVVVTEARVRFART, translated from the coding sequence ATGCGCTTCCTGGTGGATGAATGCACCGGCCCGGCCGTTGCTGATTGGTTGCGGGCACAAAAGCACGAGGTCTTCTCAGTCTATGATGAAGCGCGAGGATTAGAAGATAGCGACATTCTGCAAAAAGCGTATGTTGAGAACTGGATACTTATCACGAATGATAAGGACTTCGGCGAGAAGGTTTACCGTGAGAGACGACCGCATAAGGGTGTCATTTTTCTCCGGCTTGAGGATGAACGGGCAGCCAACAAGAAAGAGACGCTCCGCAAACTGCTCGGCAATTACGCTGACCGATTACCTGGTCAGTTTGTGGTCGTCACAGAGGCGCGGGTCCGATTTGCGCGTACGTAA
- a CDS encoding class I SAM-dependent methyltransferase, with protein MMSADDVESALVRALWRVYGRPERPPLWQNGNLPWNDPDFSRRMLREHLDQSHGAASRQDEERARQIAWLWQKLGLETGSRVLDLTCGPGLYAVALARQGCQVLGIDFSPASIAYAHSLAASAGVTDRCRFCEQDVAAWSPEAAGETASFDAALFLYGQLAVFPRETARQLLQTAARALKPGGKLCVELLNPDRVDKADSTWWFTDDQGLWGDAPFLHLGERFWDEAAQTSVERFQVLHLQTGQFDEITLCDQVYTSEEMTGMMRQAGFADVTVFPTWDGLPLYDAAEWLVYVARK; from the coding sequence ATGATGAGTGCGGATGACGTTGAAAGCGCATTAGTCCGGGCGTTGTGGCGTGTTTATGGGCGACCAGAGCGGCCACCGCTGTGGCAAAATGGCAATCTCCCCTGGAATGATCCCGATTTCTCGCGGCGAATGCTGCGCGAACATCTGGACCAATCCCACGGCGCGGCCTCGCGCCAGGATGAGGAACGGGCGCGGCAAATTGCCTGGTTGTGGCAAAAACTGGGGTTGGAGACGGGCAGCCGCGTGTTGGACCTGACCTGTGGCCCAGGGCTTTATGCCGTGGCGCTGGCGCGGCAGGGCTGCCAGGTGTTGGGCATTGATTTTAGCCCCGCGTCCATCGCCTACGCCCATTCCCTGGCGGCTTCCGCCGGCGTCACCGACCGCTGCCGCTTTTGCGAGCAGGACGTGGCCGCCTGGTCGCCGGAGGCGGCGGGGGAGACCGCTTCTTTCGACGCCGCGCTGTTTCTCTATGGGCAGTTGGCCGTTTTCCCACGCGAGACGGCGCGGCAACTGCTGCAAACGGCGGCCCGCGCCCTGAAGCCCGGCGGCAAGCTGTGCGTGGAGCTGCTCAATCCGGATCGCGTAGACAAGGCGGACAGTACGTGGTGGTTCACGGATGACCAGGGTTTGTGGGGGGACGCGCCGTTTTTGCATCTGGGGGAGCGGTTTTGGGACGAGGCGGCCCAGACCTCCGTGGAACGTTTCCAGGTCCTGCATTTGCAAACCGGGCAGTTTGACGAAATCACGCTGTGCGATCAGGTGTACACAAGCGAGGAGATGACCGGGATGATGCGGCAGGCTGGCTTCGCGGATGTGACGGTGTTTCCGACCTGGGATGGGCTGCCTCTGTACGATGCGGCGGAGTGGCTGGTGTATGTGGCGCGGAAGTGA
- a CDS encoding threonine/serine exporter family protein, giving the protein MWRGSEAGEEGAKMPARKEMAQRDPLPHAELQDVIDLALWAGQMLLQHGARTQRVEETVHHLGTGLGCDWLDILVSPNAIVLTTSSGQAFRTKIRRVSRVGVNMSVAAEINALSRRVTEEGLDRHQVRAALERIDQMPLPYNRWLVVVMVGLACAALSRLFGGDAVVFGATFVASATAMWVRQELTRRYFNVFLVVTVTAFVAGILASLPTLFSWGAQPQLALAASVLLLVPGAPLITAAQDLIEGHLVTGLARGLYGSLVSLAIAIGLLLAMWLMGV; this is encoded by the coding sequence ATGTGGCGCGGAAGTGAGGCGGGGGAGGAAGGGGCGAAAATGCCGGCACGCAAAGAGATGGCGCAGCGGGACCCCCTGCCACACGCGGAACTGCAGGACGTGATCGATCTGGCGTTGTGGGCGGGGCAGATGCTCCTACAGCATGGGGCGCGCACGCAGCGGGTGGAGGAGACCGTGCATCACCTGGGGACCGGATTGGGCTGCGATTGGTTGGATATTCTCGTGTCCCCTAATGCCATTGTCCTGACGACGAGTAGCGGTCAGGCGTTCCGCACCAAGATCAGGCGTGTGAGCCGCGTCGGCGTGAACATGAGCGTGGCGGCGGAGATTAACGCGCTCAGCCGCCGCGTGACGGAAGAGGGGTTGGATCGCCATCAGGTGCGCGCCGCGTTGGAGCGGATTGACCAGATGCCGCTGCCATATAACCGCTGGCTGGTGGTGGTCATGGTGGGGCTGGCTTGTGCCGCGCTCAGCCGTTTGTTTGGCGGGGATGCCGTGGTTTTTGGCGCGACGTTTGTCGCGTCCGCAACGGCGATGTGGGTGCGGCAGGAACTGACGCGCCGCTACTTCAATGTATTTTTGGTGGTGACGGTGACGGCGTTTGTTGCCGGCATTCTCGCCAGCCTCCCCACGCTCTTTTCCTGGGGCGCGCAGCCCCAACTCGCCCTGGCCGCCAGCGTCCTCCTCCTCGTCCCCGGCGCGCCCCTGATCACCGCCGCCCAGGACCTGATCGAAGGTCATCTGGTTACAGGCCTGGCGCGTGGCCTCTACGGCAGCCTTGTTTCCCTGGCGATTGCTATCGGCCTGCTGCTGGCGATGTGGCTCATGGGGGTGTGA
- the kynU gene encoding kynureninase, producing the protein MFDLTLSEAMALDEQDDLAPFRQAFVIDDPDLIYLDGNSLGRLPRATVGLLQEMVTRQWGQRLIRSWNEGWFTLSRRVGEKIAGILHAHPDEIIIADSTSVNLYKLVVAALHARPGRHTIISDDLNFPSDLYIFQGARGNEHQLRILPSPDGIHGPVPALAAALDEDTALLSLSHTAFKSGYTYDMAAITALAHDVGALVLWDLSHSAGAVPVDLRGSGADLAVGCTYKYLNGGPGAPAFLFVRRDWQQTLQQPISGWFGQRNQFALGLAYEASGDITRFLTGTPPLLSLAAIEPGVDLLLDAGINRLRAKSMKQTEYLIAFWQAWLQPLGFTLNSPRDPARRGSHVSLGHAEAARIDRALIEEMNVLPDFRRPDNLRLGIAPLYTSYQDIFTAMTRLRQVVTDRLYEKYAPDMPAVT; encoded by the coding sequence ATGTTCGATCTCACACTTTCCGAAGCTATGGCGCTCGATGAACAGGACGACCTGGCTCCGTTTCGCCAGGCGTTTGTGATTGATGACCCGGATTTGATTTATCTGGACGGCAATTCGTTAGGGCGGCTGCCGCGGGCGACGGTAGGGCTGTTGCAGGAGATGGTGACGCGGCAGTGGGGGCAGCGGTTGATTCGCAGTTGGAATGAGGGCTGGTTTACGTTGTCGCGGCGGGTGGGGGAGAAAATTGCCGGCATTCTCCACGCCCACCCCGACGAAATCATCATCGCCGACTCCACCTCCGTCAACCTGTACAAACTCGTCGTCGCCGCCCTGCACGCCCGCCCCGGTCGCCACACCATCATCAGCGACGACCTCAACTTCCCCTCCGACCTGTACATCTTCCAGGGCGCGCGCGGGAACGAACACCAACTGCGTATCCTCCCCTCCCCCGACGGCATCCACGGTCCCGTGCCGGCATTGGCCGCCGCGCTCGACGAAGACACCGCCCTCCTCTCCCTTTCGCACACCGCCTTCAAGAGCGGCTACACCTATGATATGGCCGCGATCACGGCCCTGGCACACGACGTGGGGGCGTTGGTGCTGTGGGATTTGAGCCACTCGGCGGGGGCCGTGCCCGTGGACCTGCGCGGCAGCGGCGCGGACCTGGCCGTGGGCTGCACCTACAAGTACCTCAACGGGGGGCCGGGCGCGCCCGCCTTCCTTTTCGTGCGCCGCGATTGGCAGCAGACGTTGCAACAGCCGATTTCCGGCTGGTTTGGGCAGCGGAATCAGTTTGCACTGGGATTGGCATATGAAGCGAGCGGCGACATAACCCGCTTTCTCACGGGCACGCCGCCGCTGCTCTCCCTGGCGGCGATTGAACCGGGGGTGGATTTATTGTTAGATGCCGGCATAAACCGCCTCCGCGCCAAATCCATGAAACAAACCGAGTACCTGATCGCCTTCTGGCAAGCGTGGCTGCAACCCCTCGGCTTCACCCTCAACTCCCCCCGCGACCCCGCCCGTCGCGGCTCCCACGTCTCCCTCGGTCACGCGGAAGCGGCGCGCATCGACCGCGCCCTCATCGAAGAGATGAACGTCCTCCCCGACTTCCGCCGCCCGGACAACCTGCGCCTGGGCATTGCCCCCCTCTACACCTCCTACCAGGACATCTTCACCGCCATGACGCGGCTGCGCCAGGTGGTCACCGACCGCCTCTACGAAAAATACGCGCCCGACATGCCTGCCGTCACCTAA
- the mutY gene encoding A/G-specific adenine glycosylase: MRYEGMRYDIAALLLAWWDEGHADLPWRGGGDPYAIWVSEIMLQQTQISTVVPYFARWMTRFPTVAALADAPLGEVLKAWEGLGYYSRARHLHAAAQKVAREMDGRLPQTAAALRQLPGIGPYTAGAIASIAFDEAAPVLDGNVIRVLTRLFDLSDDVTRTETKKRLWALAAELVPSRRPGDYNQALMELGQTVCTGAKPDCARCPLRPHCLAAAQGTQLERPVRPPRKNTPHYDVVAGIIWRDHHHFLITQRPLDGLLGGLWEFPGGKCEPGESHAQALRREIREELALDITIGSHQTTIKHAYTHFRITLHAYHATYHGGQPRHLGVADHAWVTLDQLAPYAFAATDRQIIDSLRQNSEN; encoded by the coding sequence ATGAGGTATGAGGGTATGAGGTATGATATTGCGGCACTGCTGTTGGCGTGGTGGGATGAGGGGCACGCGGATTTGCCCTGGCGCGGCGGCGGCGATCCTTACGCCATCTGGGTGTCGGAGATTATGTTGCAGCAGACGCAAATCAGCACCGTCGTTCCCTACTTCGCCCGCTGGATGACGCGCTTCCCCACTGTGGCGGCGCTGGCGGACGCCCCCTTGGGGGAGGTGCTGAAGGCGTGGGAAGGGTTGGGGTATTACAGCCGCGCCCGTCATTTGCACGCGGCGGCGCAAAAGGTGGCGCGGGAGATGGACGGACGCCTGCCCCAAACAGCGGCGGCTCTGCGGCAACTCCCCGGAATCGGCCCGTATACGGCGGGCGCGATTGCTTCCATCGCCTTCGACGAAGCCGCGCCCGTGCTGGATGGGAATGTCATCCGCGTCCTCACGCGCCTCTTTGACCTATCGGACGATGTGACGCGGACGGAGACGAAGAAGCGGTTGTGGGCGCTGGCGGCGGAATTGGTCCCCTCACGACGACCGGGGGATTACAATCAGGCGCTGATGGAGTTGGGGCAGACGGTTTGCACGGGAGCGAAGCCTGACTGCGCCCGCTGCCCGTTGCGCCCGCACTGCCTGGCGGCGGCGCAGGGGACGCAGTTGGAACGCCCGGTGCGCCCGCCCCGAAAGAACACGCCGCATTATGATGTGGTTGCCGGCATTATCTGGCGCGACCACCACCATTTCCTCATCACCCAACGCCCGCTCGACGGCCTCCTCGGCGGCCTCTGGGAATTCCCCGGCGGCAAATGCGAACCGGGCGAAAGCCACGCCCAGGCCCTCCGCCGCGAAATCCGGGAAGAACTCGCCCTGGACATCACCATCGGCAGCCACCAGACCACCATCAAGCACGCCTACACCCACTTTCGCATCACCCTGCACGCCTACCACGCCACCTACCACGGTGGCCAGCCCCGTCACCTCGGCGTCGCCGACCACGCCTGGGTCACGCTGGACCAACTCGCCCCCTACGCCTTCGCCGCCACGGATCGCCAGATCATTGACAGCCTGCGGCAAAATAGTGAGAATTAG
- a CDS encoding DUF433 domain-containing protein: MKDQQLLERITLNPNVMVGKPVIKGTRLTVEYILNLLAHGATAVEILGEYKDLTQEDIQACLLFATKSLESTSFMPLVTEMV, encoded by the coding sequence ATGAAAGACCAACAACTACTTGAGCGAATTACACTCAATCCCAACGTCATGGTTGGCAAACCTGTCATTAAGGGGACACGGCTAACAGTTGAATACATTCTCAATTTACTGGCGCACGGAGCAACAGCCGTAGAGATATTGGGCGAATACAAAGACCTCACACAGGAGGACATTCAGGCTTGCCTTTTGTTCGCCACCAAATCTCTGGAAAGCACGTCCTTCATGCCACTGGTCACGGAGATGGTCTGA
- a CDS encoding MBL fold metallo-hydrolase — protein sequence MKLTLIRNATLRLTYAGHTFVIDPYLATKGSLPAYANVSPNPLVELPMPAADVLHDSEMTLVSHLHTDHFDAAAQHRLPQDHPLLCQPADEARIRDKGFQNVTPIAGTHTWGNMRIHRVNGRHGTSPAILRLMGPVSGFVLQATDEPTLYWVGDSVWYEDVAAAIDQWQPDVIVTHSGGAVWGNEQEAIIMDAAQTVAVCQHAPHSTVIATHLEALDHCLTSRAALRQAATDAHISPARLRIPADGEAITL from the coding sequence ATGAAATTGACCCTCATCCGCAACGCCACCCTGCGCCTGACCTACGCCGGGCACACCTTTGTCATAGACCCCTACCTGGCGACCAAAGGCTCGCTCCCCGCCTACGCCAACGTCAGCCCCAATCCGCTGGTTGAGCTGCCCATGCCCGCCGCGGACGTTCTGCACGACAGCGAAATGACCCTCGTCTCCCACCTGCACACGGACCATTTCGACGCCGCCGCGCAGCACCGTCTGCCTCAAGACCACCCGCTCCTCTGCCAGCCCGCCGACGAGGCCCGCATCCGCGACAAAGGCTTCCAGAATGTTACGCCAATTGCCGGCACGCACACCTGGGGGAACATGCGCATTCACCGCGTCAACGGGCGACACGGAACCAGCCCCGCCATTTTGCGCCTGATGGGACCCGTATCCGGCTTTGTCCTGCAAGCAACGGACGAGCCGACGCTCTATTGGGTCGGCGACAGTGTATGGTATGAAGATGTTGCCGCGGCGATTGACCAATGGCAACCAGACGTGATCGTCACCCATTCCGGCGGGGCCGTGTGGGGCAACGAGCAAGAAGCCATCATCATGGACGCGGCGCAAACGGTCGCGGTTTGCCAACACGCCCCCCACAGCACCGTCATCGCCACGCATCTGGAGGCGCTGGACCACTGCTTGACTTCGCGCGCGGCGCTGCGGCAAGCCGCCACGGACGCGCACATCTCCCCCGCCCGGCTACGCATCCCCGCCGACGGCGAGGCCATCACCCTCTGA